A stretch of Deltaproteobacteria bacterium DNA encodes these proteins:
- a CDS encoding type II toxin-antitoxin system VapC family toxin has protein sequence MSYLLDTDICIYLLNGGNEKLAKKFRENSREVLAISTITEAELYFGALHSLKPQNNLERVKHFIDPLEIAPFDSEAALHFAEIKQALSKKGTPIGVMDMLIAAVARSKQMTVVTNNLKHFKNVPQLWVENWS, from the coding sequence ATGAGTTATCTTTTGGATACCGACATTTGTATTTACCTTCTAAATGGTGGAAACGAAAAGTTGGCAAAAAAATTCAGGGAAAATAGCCGGGAAGTATTAGCCATCAGTACCATTACCGAAGCTGAACTTTATTTTGGCGCGCTTCACTCCCTAAAACCCCAAAATAATCTGGAAAGAGTAAAACACTTTATAGACCCTCTGGAAATTGCCCCCTTCGATTCAGAAGCCGCATTGCATTTTGCTGAAATCAAGCAGGCCTTGAGCAAAAAAGGAACTCCCATTGGAGTAATGGACATGCTGATTGCCGCGGTCGCACGTTCGAAGCAGATGACGGTGGTGACGAACAATCTCAAACATTTTAAAAATGTTCCACAACTTTGGGTGGAAAATTGGAGTTGA
- a CDS encoding bacterioferritin, giving the protein MKETSALTDIKTIRQRARAHIENGAVTESYKADRKKVLQLLNEALATEIVCVLRYKCHYFMSSGINASQVAAEFLEHAQQEQAHADQISERIVQLGGKPNLSPEGLLGRSHAEYVEAEDLKGMIREDLVAERIAIESYTEMVRYIGDDDPTTCRMLREILAMEEKHADDLSEFLKVI; this is encoded by the coding sequence ATGAAAGAAACATCAGCCCTTACAGATATCAAAACAATTCGACAACGGGCACGCGCACATATTGAAAATGGAGCCGTGACAGAGAGCTATAAGGCAGATCGCAAAAAAGTGCTTCAACTCCTCAATGAAGCTCTGGCCACCGAAATTGTTTGTGTGCTCCGTTACAAATGCCATTATTTTATGTCTTCCGGAATCAATGCCTCTCAGGTGGCCGCTGAATTTTTAGAGCATGCCCAGCAAGAACAGGCCCATGCCGATCAAATTTCGGAACGTATCGTGCAGTTGGGAGGGAAACCCAATCTTTCTCCTGAAGGATTGTTGGGTCGCAGTCACGCTGAATATGTCGAAGCGGAAGATTTGAAAGGAATGATCCGAGAAGATCTGGTGGCGGAACGAATTGCCATCGAGAGTTATACCGAAATGGTTCGCTACATTGGCGATGATGATCCCACCACCTGTCGGATGCTGAGAGAAATTTTGGCGATGGAAGAAAAGCACGCCGATGACCTGTCCGAATTTTTGAAGGTCATCTAG
- the ptsP gene encoding phosphoenolpyruvate--protein phosphotransferase has product MIYRDQLAKTFSRIAQALKISKHDERPLAYIVQIIREHFHAEVCSLHECHQDTLTLAAIDKYNPSLEKRKPQDPQKLQELIALVLEKRGAVFAQDRAAVPLVYQEKIVGVLTLQRNQLNGFDLPERQFLEFIVLQLAGVIQSLTIAERAKKEMKKNQASLVFQGIAVSSGFGIGPALLLHEGITSTVFSKPDLSSQSTQSEQGKLKAALQKTLEDLSHLEKSVEKKFSKEESDIFYSQQIMLSDINFLKKLESSTDQGKSALEAVDEVLKEYMHQFSKSKNPRLEEIVIDFKELKQRILKNLLGIESHQEKENWTGVLVAHSLGPSDTIHLDASKLLGIVTMTGGLTSHAAILARSLGIPAVMGAAEIMQKIHPGDLLIVDGSKGEVIVNPDSSSLDAYELFEKKHVAELVDLNATASETAVTLDGHVIHLEGNVSFISDIKKLRYFGAEGIGLFRTEFLFLKGKNLPNENEQFDIYCQIIKEAEGLPVTFRILDTGGDKPIEALCIEKETNPFLGYRSIRLMLSHPEILKIQLRALLRSSAFGSIRLLIPMISGMEEVDATKKILEEVKKNLSDENISYDPQIPFGLMIEVPSAVAMVSLLVQEADFLSIGSNDLTQYSLAVDRNNERVASFFEPLHPAVISFISQVASAGLTAQKPVGICGEMASDPFVIPLLLGLGISSLSMIPSSILVAKKLIRNLNQQEAQEMAKQALQASRIEEVKSILRRFQN; this is encoded by the coding sequence ATGATTTACAGGGATCAGCTTGCAAAAACCTTCTCCCGTATTGCTCAGGCTCTCAAAATTTCCAAACACGATGAGCGCCCCTTGGCTTATATCGTACAGATTATCCGGGAACACTTTCATGCCGAAGTTTGTTCACTCCATGAATGTCACCAAGATACTTTAACTCTTGCCGCGATAGATAAATACAACCCTTCCCTTGAAAAGCGTAAACCGCAGGATCCGCAAAAGCTGCAAGAGCTGATAGCTCTCGTGCTCGAAAAAAGAGGAGCTGTCTTTGCACAAGACAGGGCGGCTGTGCCGCTTGTCTATCAGGAAAAAATTGTAGGCGTACTTACACTTCAAAGAAATCAGCTCAATGGTTTTGATCTTCCGGAAAGACAATTTCTGGAGTTTATTGTCTTGCAGCTGGCTGGAGTGATTCAATCTTTAACTATTGCGGAACGGGCAAAAAAAGAAATGAAGAAAAATCAGGCATCCTTGGTCTTTCAAGGCATTGCCGTTTCTTCTGGTTTCGGTATTGGCCCTGCGCTACTGCTTCATGAGGGAATTACATCCACCGTTTTTTCCAAACCTGATCTCTCTTCTCAGAGTACCCAGAGCGAACAGGGCAAGCTTAAGGCGGCCTTACAAAAAACCCTGGAGGATTTGAGTCATTTGGAAAAAAGCGTAGAAAAAAAATTCTCCAAAGAAGAGTCCGATATTTTTTACAGCCAGCAGATCATGCTTTCAGATATCAATTTCCTGAAAAAGTTGGAGAGTTCAACGGATCAAGGCAAAAGCGCTTTGGAGGCCGTGGATGAAGTTCTCAAAGAATACATGCATCAGTTTAGTAAAAGCAAAAATCCCCGTTTAGAAGAAATAGTCATTGATTTTAAAGAATTAAAACAAAGGATTTTAAAAAATCTTTTGGGGATAGAATCCCATCAAGAAAAAGAAAATTGGACAGGAGTGCTCGTCGCACACTCTCTCGGCCCATCGGACACCATTCACCTCGACGCCAGCAAGCTTTTGGGAATTGTGACGATGACGGGCGGACTCACCTCCCATGCAGCAATTTTGGCGCGTTCCCTGGGAATCCCTGCAGTGATGGGCGCAGCTGAGATTATGCAAAAAATTCATCCAGGAGATCTCCTGATTGTGGATGGAAGCAAGGGAGAAGTGATTGTCAATCCTGACAGCTCCAGCCTGGATGCTTATGAGCTTTTTGAAAAAAAACATGTAGCAGAACTGGTAGATCTGAATGCCACTGCCTCTGAAACCGCAGTCACCTTGGATGGTCATGTGATTCATCTGGAAGGCAATGTCAGCTTCATTTCGGATATCAAAAAATTGCGTTATTTTGGTGCAGAAGGAATCGGTCTTTTTAGAACCGAATTTCTTTTTTTAAAGGGAAAAAACCTCCCCAATGAAAATGAGCAATTTGATATTTATTGTCAGATCATTAAGGAAGCCGAAGGACTTCCCGTCACCTTTCGTATTTTGGATACCGGGGGAGATAAACCTATTGAAGCGCTTTGTATAGAAAAGGAAACCAATCCCTTCCTGGGTTATCGCTCCATTCGCCTCATGCTCTCTCATCCCGAGATCTTGAAGATACAATTGAGGGCCCTGCTCCGTTCCTCCGCCTTTGGAAGCATTCGTCTGCTGATCCCGATGATTTCAGGCATGGAAGAAGTCGATGCCACCAAAAAAATTTTGGAAGAGGTGAAAAAAAATCTCTCCGATGAAAATATTTCTTACGATCCTCAAATTCCATTTGGGCTAATGATTGAAGTCCCTTCGGCAGTGGCCATGGTTTCTCTCTTAGTTCAAGAGGCCGATTTTTTGAGCATAGGAAGCAATGACCTCACCCAATACAGCTTGGCAGTCGACCGAAATAATGAACGAGTCGCCTCCTTTTTTGAGCCCTTGCACCCTGCTGTGATCTCCTTCATCTCTCAAGTTGCATCTGCAGGATTAACGGCCCAAAAACCCGTGGGAATTTGTGGCGAGATGGCAAGCGATCCCTTCGTCATTCCGCTGCTGCTAGGCCTGGGAATTAGCAGTCTCTCGATGATCCCCTCCAGTATTCTAGTAGCAAAAAAACTCATCCGAAATCTGAATCAGCAAGAAGCACAGGAAATGGCAAAACAAGCCTTACAAGCCTCAAGAATTGAAGAAGTGAAATCTATCTTAAGACGTTTTCAGAATTGA